The Sporanaerobacter acetigenes DSM 13106 genome includes a region encoding these proteins:
- a CDS encoding 5-formyltetrahydrofolate cyclo-ligase, whose amino-acid sequence MDKKTLRKQCIEKRSSLSNIEVEEISHNIAMNLFKLDIYKNSSFIMTYVDFNKEVRTEEIIRHSIDIGKRIGIPITIKEERKLLISELKDFDIELEISTYNILAPKSEFIRRIHPSIIDLVLVPGAAFDRNGYRIGYGGGYYDRFLPNLNKKAITIGLAYNLQLIDNVPRGHYDLPVDFILTEKEFINCKTKNSEKFY is encoded by the coding sequence ATGGATAAAAAAACTTTGAGAAAACAGTGTATAGAAAAGCGAAGTAGTCTTTCAAATATAGAAGTAGAAGAAATTAGTCACAATATAGCGATGAATTTATTTAAACTAGACATATATAAAAATAGTTCTTTCATCATGACTTATGTGGATTTTAACAAAGAAGTACGAACTGAAGAAATAATAAGGCATTCTATAGATATCGGGAAAAGAATTGGAATTCCCATCACAATAAAAGAAGAACGGAAATTATTGATATCTGAATTGAAAGATTTTGATATAGAATTAGAGATAAGTACCTACAATATTTTAGCACCTAAAAGCGAATTTATAAGAAGAATTCATCCTTCTATCATAGATTTAGTTTTAGTTCCAGGAGCTGCTTTTGATAGAAATGGATATAGAATTGGCTATGGGGGCGGATATTATGATAGATTTTTACCTAATTTAAATAAAAAAGCTATCACAATAGGACTTGCATACAATTTACAATTGATAGATAATGTACCAAGGGGACATTATGATTTGCCAGTAGATTTTATCCTCACAGAAAAAGAATTTATCAATTGTAAAACAAAAAATAGCGAAAAATTCTATTAA
- the ftsX gene encoding permease-like cell division protein FtsX has product MSMKFRIFKNIVKQGFQGSWRNRGMGLASVGSITAVLIILGMVLIIILSINNVVVETKNKFDEIQIYLEDNVESEKMAEIEDKLKSSEGVTDVYFESKDEALEIMKKDWGEESYLLEGLEENPLPNSYIVKLKDIEYADNVVSKLEGIDGIEEVKYYKDVIEKLLAAANYIKVGGMIIIAILMFISVFIISNTIKITVTARKREINIMKYVGATNGYIRGPFVIEGIILGLVGAGLSILIVNYGYEYLFKVINEKLYVIFTVYLVAPHALLNDIIIMFMAIGVGIGTLGSLISLKKFLNA; this is encoded by the coding sequence ATGAGTATGAAGTTTAGGATATTTAAGAATATAGTAAAGCAGGGATTTCAAGGTTCTTGGAGAAATAGAGGTATGGGGCTTGCTTCAGTAGGTTCTATCACAGCCGTGCTTATCATACTAGGAATGGTTTTAATCATTATATTGAGTATAAACAATGTAGTAGTTGAAACTAAAAACAAATTCGATGAAATACAAATTTATTTGGAAGATAACGTAGAAAGTGAGAAGATGGCAGAAATAGAAGATAAGCTCAAATCTTCTGAAGGAGTTACAGATGTGTATTTTGAATCCAAAGATGAAGCTTTAGAGATAATGAAGAAGGATTGGGGAGAGGAATCCTATCTACTTGAGGGACTTGAAGAAAATCCACTACCTAATTCATATATTGTCAAATTAAAAGACATAGAATATGCGGACAATGTAGTTTCTAAATTGGAAGGTATAGATGGAATAGAAGAAGTAAAATATTACAAAGATGTCATTGAAAAACTTCTTGCTGCAGCTAATTATATAAAAGTCGGAGGAATGATCATTATAGCTATTTTGATGTTTATTTCTGTGTTTATAATTTCAAATACTATAAAGATTACAGTTACAGCTAGAAAAAGAGAAATAAATATCATGAAATATGTTGGAGCTACCAATGGATACATTAGGGGACCTTTTGTCATTGAGGGAATCATATTAGGTCTTGTGGGAGCGGGGCTATCAATTCTTATTGTCAATTATGGATATGAATATCTTTTTAAAGTCATAAATGAAAAATTGTATGTAATATTTACAGTTTATTTAGTAGCACCTCATGCACTTTTAAATGATATAATTATCATGTTTATGGCAATAGGAGTTGGAATTGGAACACTAGGAAGTTTAATATCATTAAAGAAGTTTTTAAATGCGTAG
- a CDS encoding murein hydrolase activator EnvC family protein, which yields MKRKRNIALLLLFAIVIGAFTGAYAEKGTVESWNKKLKETEKKQDTIKGEKKDLKKEQVDLAKEIDELDRKISETGKELNDVENELAKINGNIEKTKKELKEAEEKIGEKNDTLNSRLRVMYKNGNIGYLEVLLSSANIRDFLSRKDMVQAIVDHDTNLLKYMKEQRQIVEDKERELQVARASQETAKRKIESKKHDLIVATRSKEGRMKDVEKNIKQLEKMEDELIREAKEYESKIKALQVKAGPYSGGKMGWPVPGHSRISSPFGYRIHPIFKTKKLHTGIDIPAPTGTSIVAAADGTVIFAGWLGGYGNAVMVDHGGGIVTLYGHNSSISVGVGTDVSRGQTIAKAGSTGYSTGPHCHFEVRKNGAYQDPIPWLRGN from the coding sequence ATGAAAAGAAAAAGAAACATTGCGTTGTTACTTTTATTTGCTATAGTCATAGGGGCATTTACAGGGGCTTATGCTGAAAAGGGAACTGTTGAAAGTTGGAACAAAAAGCTTAAAGAAACTGAAAAAAAACAAGATACAATAAAAGGTGAAAAAAAGGACTTAAAAAAAGAACAAGTTGATTTAGCTAAAGAAATTGATGAATTAGATAGAAAAATATCTGAAACTGGAAAAGAATTAAATGATGTGGAAAATGAATTGGCAAAGATAAATGGCAATATAGAAAAGACTAAGAAAGAATTGAAGGAAGCAGAAGAAAAAATTGGTGAAAAAAATGATACACTAAATTCTAGATTGAGAGTTATGTACAAGAATGGAAATATCGGATATTTAGAAGTACTTCTCTCTTCTGCAAATATCAGAGATTTTCTTTCAAGAAAAGATATGGTACAAGCTATAGTAGATCATGATACAAATTTGCTTAAATACATGAAAGAACAAAGACAAATTGTAGAGGACAAAGAAAGGGAATTGCAAGTAGCAAGGGCTTCGCAAGAAACTGCAAAGCGAAAAATAGAAAGTAAAAAGCATGATTTAATTGTAGCTACAAGAAGCAAAGAAGGCCGAATGAAGGATGTAGAAAAAAATATAAAGCAATTGGAAAAGATGGAAGATGAATTAATCAGAGAGGCAAAAGAATATGAATCTAAAATTAAGGCATTGCAAGTAAAGGCTGGTCCTTATTCAGGTGGGAAAATGGGTTGGCCAGTACCAGGACATTCAAGAATTAGCTCGCCTTTTGGATATAGAATTCATCCAATATTTAAGACGAAAAAATTACATACAGGTATAGATATTCCAGCTCCAACAGGTACAAGTATTGTGGCTGCAGCTGATGGTACAGTTATTTTTGCAGGATGGCTTGGAGGTTATGGAAATGCTGTCATGGTTGACCATGGTGGTGGCATAGTGACTCTTTATGGACACAATTCTTCTATATCTGTGGGCGTGGGTACAGATGTTTCTAGAGGGCAAACTATAGCTAAAGCTGGAAGTACAGGATATTCAACAGGGCCACATTGTCACTTTGAGGTTAGAAAAAATGGAGCTTATCAAGATCCTATACCTTGGTTGAGGGGAAATTAA
- the ftsE gene encoding cell division ATP-binding protein FtsE, whose amino-acid sequence MIKFINVTKVYEDNGAKALSNINMFIEKGEFVFLVGPSGAGKSTIIKLLLKEIDPTSGTIILNDMDITKVKNRKVPYIRRNIGVVFQDFRLLPNKTVYENIAFAMEIIGSHPKEIRRRVPMVLSMVDLSGKAYCYPDQLSGGEHQRVAIARAIVNNPPVLIADEPTGNLDPDTAWEIMKIIKDINRRGTTVLMATHAKDIVNSMKRRVIAIEGGRVVRDEEKGVYEYEV is encoded by the coding sequence ATGATAAAATTTATCAATGTAACCAAAGTATATGAAGATAATGGTGCTAAAGCATTAAGCAATATAAATATGTTTATAGAAAAAGGAGAATTTGTTTTTCTTGTTGGACCAAGTGGTGCTGGAAAATCGACTATAATTAAATTGCTTTTAAAAGAAATAGACCCAACATCAGGTACTATCATATTAAATGATATGGATATAACAAAGGTTAAAAATAGAAAAGTTCCTTACATAAGGAGAAATATTGGAGTTGTTTTTCAAGATTTTAGATTGCTTCCAAACAAGACTGTATATGAAAATATAGCTTTTGCTATGGAAATCATAGGCTCTCATCCAAAGGAGATAAGAAGAAGAGTGCCGATGGTTTTAAGTATGGTGGATTTAAGTGGAAAAGCTTATTGTTATCCAGACCAATTATCTGGTGGAGAGCATCAGAGAGTTGCTATAGCCAGAGCTATTGTGAATAATCCACCTGTTTTAATAGCGGACGAGCCTACAGGAAATTTGGATCCAGATACAGCGTGGGAGATTATGAAAATAATTAAAGATATAAATAGAAGAGGTACTACAGTACTTATGGCCACTCATGCCAAGGATATAGTAAATTCTATGAAAAGAAGAGTCATAGCTATCGAAGGAGGAAGAGTTGTAAGAGACGAAGAGAAAGGTGTGTATGAGTATGAAGTTTAG
- a CDS encoding AI-2E family transporter, which produces MDKKNNYGKIFFLLVIAFILFKLVNSDEFLATLNKILKPFIWAFVIAFFLNSLLVSIEKKHKSKRWVNILIVYLIFFGIIALFFIVITPTVVDSIKNLARDLPGYMRTTQRWLETLPSRFSGADKYGIVEEIQSALDNLILKASEGIGPLLNKTLTQIINFTSGFVNFVLGAIISIYILKDKEGFVKGFKKLNYALFSKERAESIITVQNEIKEAFSKFFVGKIIDSAIIGVLCFIGLIIMKVPYAVLISLIVGVINMIPYFGPFIGMIPAGVITLFDRPIKALWVIIFIFALQQFDGLYLGPKILGIQVGMKPFWIITAILVGGGFFGVWGMLFAVPVAAVVKTLFDRYTKRQFEIKGLNNK; this is translated from the coding sequence ATAGACAAAAAAAATAATTATGGCAAAATATTTTTCTTACTTGTTATTGCATTTATTCTTTTTAAATTGGTCAACAGTGATGAATTTTTAGCTACATTAAATAAAATATTAAAACCTTTTATTTGGGCTTTTGTCATTGCCTTTTTTTTAAATTCACTATTAGTAAGTATAGAGAAAAAGCATAAATCTAAAAGGTGGGTCAATATACTCATTGTATACTTGATATTTTTTGGAATAATAGCTTTGTTTTTTATAGTTATTACTCCAACTGTTGTAGATAGTATCAAAAATTTAGCGAGAGATTTACCTGGATATATGAGAACAACTCAAAGATGGCTTGAAACTCTGCCTTCACGATTCTCTGGTGCTGATAAATATGGAATTGTTGAAGAAATTCAATCGGCATTGGATAATTTGATACTTAAAGCTAGCGAAGGAATCGGACCACTTTTAAACAAGACTTTAACTCAAATAATCAATTTTACATCTGGGTTTGTAAACTTTGTTTTGGGAGCTATAATATCTATATATATATTGAAAGATAAAGAAGGATTTGTAAAAGGATTTAAGAAACTTAATTATGCTTTATTTTCAAAAGAAAGGGCAGAATCTATCATAACTGTGCAAAATGAAATAAAAGAAGCTTTTTCAAAGTTTTTTGTAGGTAAGATAATAGATTCAGCAATTATAGGTGTATTGTGTTTTATTGGGCTTATAATCATGAAAGTACCTTATGCAGTTTTGATTAGTCTTATAGTTGGAGTGATCAATATGATACCTTATTTTGGCCCATTCATAGGAATGATACCAGCAGGAGTTATCACATTGTTTGATAGACCTATAAAAGCACTTTGGGTTATCATATTTATATTTGCATTACAACAATTTGATGGATTGTATTTAGGACCTAAGATACTTGGAATACAAGTTGGGATGAAACCTTTCTGGATAATAACAGCTATTTTGGTAGGTGGCGGATTCTTTGGAGTATGGGGAATGCTATTTGCAGTTCCTGTAGCAGCAGTTGTCAAAACTCTTTTTGATAGATATACTAAAAGACAATTTGAAATAAAAGGATTAAACAATAAATAA
- a CDS encoding S41 family peptidase, translating into MSKKKNIALIVTIVIITNIMTYVVGNVLPTPLNNKVLISKSEFDELNTFYKKYAKVMTAEESIKKNFLKEVDDETLTDGQLKGMFEVLKDPYSLYMTKEEFNDFMEHTKGIYGGIGVIVTPGEDNLITVVSPIEDTPGEKAGIKTGDKIIKVNGEEFSADKMDAAVKIMKGKPGTEVSLTILRQDKEGKSNEIEMKIVREEIRLKSVKSTVLEDKIGYIKITSFDDLTYKDFKSELNSLEKQNVKGIVLDLRNNPGGLLDVCADIADEFLGEGTIVYTETRDGEREYLKSDKKKTDLPLVVLVNEGSASASEILAGAIKDTKRGELIGTKTFGKGIVQRIIKLPDGSGYKLTVSEYFTPNGTNIHGIGITPDVIIELPEDVEMIGVENIKQDVQLQKAIEMMKAKIAK; encoded by the coding sequence ATGTCAAAAAAGAAGAATATTGCCCTTATTGTAACAATTGTCATTATAACTAATATTATGACATATGTTGTTGGAAATGTATTACCGACCCCATTAAATAACAAAGTACTTATTTCTAAATCCGAGTTTGATGAACTAAATACATTTTATAAAAAGTATGCTAAGGTTATGACTGCAGAGGAATCTATAAAGAAAAACTTCTTAAAAGAAGTAGACGATGAAACCCTTACAGATGGTCAACTAAAGGGTATGTTTGAGGTACTAAAGGATCCTTATTCTCTATACATGACCAAAGAAGAGTTTAATGATTTTATGGAACATACAAAGGGCATTTATGGAGGAATTGGTGTTATTGTAACTCCAGGAGAGGACAATTTGATCACTGTGGTTTCTCCTATAGAGGATACACCGGGTGAAAAAGCAGGTATAAAAACTGGAGATAAGATAATAAAAGTAAATGGAGAAGAATTTTCTGCTGATAAAATGGATGCAGCAGTAAAAATCATGAAAGGAAAACCAGGTACAGAAGTAAGTTTGACTATCTTAAGACAAGATAAAGAAGGAAAATCTAATGAAATAGAAATGAAAATTGTGAGAGAAGAGATTAGATTAAAAAGTGTTAAGTCTACTGTATTAGAGGATAAAATCGGGTATATAAAGATAACTTCTTTTGATGATTTGACTTATAAAGATTTTAAGAGTGAATTAAATAGTTTAGAAAAACAAAATGTAAAAGGAATTGTATTGGATTTAAGGAACAATCCAGGAGGATTGTTGGATGTATGTGCAGATATAGCTGATGAATTTTTGGGAGAAGGAACTATAGTATATACTGAGACCAGAGATGGGGAAAGAGAGTATTTGAAATCAGATAAGAAAAAAACAGATTTGCCTTTGGTTGTACTTGTAAATGAAGGAAGTGCCAGTGCCTCTGAGATTTTGGCTGGAGCAATTAAAGATACAAAGAGGGGAGAGCTTATAGGAACTAAGACTTTTGGGAAAGGTATAGTACAGAGGATTATAAAACTTCCAGATGGTTCAGGATATAAACTTACTGTTTCAGAATATTTTACACCAAATGGGACCAATATTCATGGCATAGGAATTACTCCAGATGTTATAATAGAATTGCCAGAAGATGTAGAAATGATTGGTGTTGAAAACATAAAGCAAGATGTTCAGCTTCAAAAAGCTATTGAAATGATGAAAGCTAAAATAGCTAAATAG
- a CDS encoding arginase family protein, which translates to MIILKNKGRYEEAHFEIVDIVDALKEYDVRPKYFSLDNEMIIKQFMNSLPEKCLAYLGSGDFHYLTYFLIKRLNIRPFVILFDNHFDMNKAPKGFITCGSWARQCIDENLVSGILVIGANKKYYFNDMRYPFMYYIEDGNKSINTKFMRKIKGKDFYISVDKDVLSEKYVKTNWDQGNMELVNLLNKLKLFNRLGKVSGVDICGDIANNPIENFIHPEFRKAHEEVNHKIFEMFLN; encoded by the coding sequence ATGATCATACTGAAAAATAAAGGTAGATATGAGGAGGCACATTTTGAAATAGTAGATATAGTGGATGCCTTAAAGGAGTATGATGTTCGGCCAAAATATTTTTCGCTAGATAATGAAATGATTATAAAACAGTTTATGAATTCCCTGCCTGAAAAGTGCTTAGCTTATTTGGGTTCAGGGGATTTTCACTATTTGACTTATTTTCTCATAAAAAGACTAAATATAAGACCCTTTGTGATTTTATTTGACAATCATTTTGATATGAATAAGGCTCCAAAAGGGTTTATTACATGTGGTTCTTGGGCAAGACAGTGTATAGATGAAAACTTGGTTTCAGGTATACTTGTGATTGGGGCCAATAAAAAATATTATTTCAATGATATGAGATATCCTTTTATGTATTATATAGAAGATGGAAATAAATCTATAAATACAAAATTTATGAGAAAAATTAAGGGAAAAGATTTCTATATAAGTGTGGATAAAGACGTGCTTTCGGAAAAATATGTGAAGACTAATTGGGATCAAGGCAATATGGAATTGGTCAATTTGTTGAACAAATTAAAACTTTTCAATAGATTGGGAAAGGTTTCAGGAGTAGATATTTGTGGAGATATTGCAAACAATCCAATAGAAAATTTTATTCATCCTGAATTTAGAAAAGCTCACGAAGAAGTAAATCATAAAATATTTGAGATGTTTTTAAATTAA
- a CDS encoding coenzyme F420-0:L-glutamate ligase: MVRTVGTTARGIRAPIIKEGDDIVDIVVNSVLNSAKCENYEIKDRDVIGITESLVARAQGNYATIDQIAKDINNKFKGDIGIIFPILSRNRFSIILKAIAMTEKKIYLVLNYPSDEEGNSLMDIDKMDELGLNPYTDVISEEKYRELFGEVVAHPFTGVDYVRMYKDLAVNDNIEIILSNDPRTILQYTAEVLVANIHERKRTKRILKNAGAKTVYGLDDILSTSVDGSGYNPEYGLLGSNLSTNTRLKLFPKDCQYYVDEIQRKIKEATGKHVEVMIYGDGAFKDPVGKIWELADPVVSPGYTDGLRGTPNEIKLKYLADTDLKNLSGEEMKEAMKNKIKEKNENLVGKAESLGTTPRQLTDLLGSLCDLTSGSGDKGTPIIHIQGYFDNYATE; the protein is encoded by the coding sequence ATGGTTAGAACAGTAGGTACTACAGCTAGAGGTATAAGAGCTCCTATCATTAAAGAAGGAGATGATATAGTAGATATTGTAGTGAATTCAGTGCTAAATTCTGCAAAATGTGAAAACTATGAAATAAAAGATAGAGATGTAATAGGAATTACAGAATCTTTAGTAGCTAGAGCACAAGGAAACTATGCTACTATAGATCAAATTGCCAAAGATATAAACAACAAATTTAAAGGGGACATAGGAATTATATTTCCAATACTAAGTAGAAATAGATTTTCTATCATTCTAAAAGCAATAGCAATGACAGAAAAGAAAATATATCTAGTACTTAATTATCCTTCTGATGAAGAAGGGAATTCTCTTATGGATATTGACAAAATGGATGAACTGGGGCTAAACCCTTATACTGATGTGATAAGCGAAGAAAAATATAGAGAATTATTTGGAGAAGTAGTTGCTCATCCTTTCACAGGTGTCGACTATGTACGCATGTACAAGGATTTAGCTGTAAATGACAATATTGAGATAATTCTTTCCAATGATCCAAGAACTATTTTACAATATACTGCTGAAGTATTGGTTGCCAATATTCATGAAAGAAAGAGAACTAAAAGAATACTTAAAAATGCTGGTGCAAAAACAGTCTATGGACTAGATGATATATTAAGTACTTCTGTAGATGGCAGTGGATACAATCCAGAATATGGACTACTAGGGTCAAATTTATCTACAAATACAAGATTGAAATTGTTTCCTAAAGATTGTCAATATTATGTAGATGAAATTCAAAGAAAGATAAAAGAAGCCACAGGAAAACATGTAGAAGTAATGATATATGGAGATGGAGCCTTTAAGGATCCCGTGGGTAAAATATGGGAGCTTGCTGACCCAGTAGTTTCACCAGGATATACTGATGGTCTAAGAGGCACTCCAAATGAGATAAAACTAAAATACCTTGCTGATACAGATCTGAAAAATCTTAGTGGAGAAGAAATGAAAGAAGCAATGAAAAATAAAATAAAAGAAAAAAATGAAAACCTTGTAGGAAAAGCTGAATCCTTAGGAACTACTCCAAGACAATTGACGGATTTGTTGGGAAGTTTATGTGATTTAACCAGTGGAAGTGGAGACAAAGGAACTCCTATAATACACATACAAGGATACTTCGACAATTATGCAACAGAGTAG